The window AGATCTAAAACAGTGTACCAAGTTCGTTCAGGTGGCAAGGTGCTAAGTAGGTTATAAGGGTTGGACACTGTAGGGTGAATGTCTTGCACTCTTTTGTTTACCTCTCTAAGATCTTGGACTGGGCGATAGTCGTTTGTTCCTGGCTTCTTTACTGGGAGCAGCGGAGTATTCCAAGAGGACTTGCAGGGAACTAGGATCCCCTGCTGAAGGATTCTGGTGATATGAGGACGTATACCTTCTCGTGCCTCTTTGCTCATAGGGTACTGTTGAACACCAATTGGGGTGGCCCCCTACTTGAGCTCGATCACTACTGGGGGAACTTGCCTTGCCAATCCCATTCCTCCTGTCTCGGCCCATGCCTGGGGAAATTGATCAAGCCAGTCCTGTAGCCCCTCAGGGGGCTTTGACTCGCTTTGATAAATCTGGTATTCTTCTCCCAGTTGCAGAGATAGTGCTAAAGTCTGAGGCTGTTCTATTCCCCATGATACTATCGGCCCAGGAGGGGAAAAGGTTATTTGTGCCTTCAATTTAGTCAATAAGTCTCTTCCTAGCAGGGGCATAGGACATTCCGGAATGACCAGGAACGAGTGAGTCACCTGATTCCGTCCTAGGTCTACTGTCCTGGCCGTAGTCCATGGGTATGACTTTTGTCCTGTGGCTCCAATTACTAAggttttctcattctctcttaaTTTTACTAGCGGGGTTTTAAGCACTGATAATTCTGCGCCCGTATCTACCAGGAAATTTATAGGGGTCCCCTCCACTTCTAGGGTTACCCTAGGCTCGGGGAGGGGGACCAAGCCCCATCTCCCCTAGTCTTGACCTTCTCCTAGAGACAATACTTGTGTCCCTTGCTTCTTTTTTGGACACTCGCTGGCCCAGTGGCCTTTCTCCTTGCAGTATGCGCACTGATCTTTTTCTAGGCGTGGTCCGTCTCTTCTGGGTCTCCTTGGCCCCTGCCTTTTTTCATCTCTCAGGTCCCCTGTCTGTCTAGTCCTATTCCTTTCTCTATCTACCACTGTGGCCAGAATTCGAGTCAGAgctttctcctgtctcctgtctctcttatcttcatcttctcttctctctttcttttctctctctaatttttcctcttctgtttctctcttgtgaTACACTTTCTCAGCCTCTCTAACCACATCCCTTATAGTATAATCTTGCAATCCTTCAATCCGCTGCAGCTTCNTTCTAATATCAGGAGCTGACTGCCCTATGTAGGCCATAATCACTGAAGCCCCGCTGTCCCTCTGACGTAGGGTCAAACGGGGTATACCTCCTATAAGCCTCCATGAGTCTCTCTAAAAAGACTGAGGGAGGCTCAGCTGGCCCCTGcatgtacatcgtggtgcggagcctagtgcgcaccacgatgtacaacgtcggTCAAACGGGGTATACCTCCTATAAGCCTCCATGAGTCTCTCTAAAAAGACTGAGGGAGGCTCAGCTGGCCCCTGCATAacttctcttaccttagccaaatttgTGGGCTTACGAGCAGCCCCTCTGAGACCCGCGACTAGTGCCCGTCGGTAATTGGACAGCCGTGTccggcttctctctctctcctcggtGGTAAACAGGGTTTGTAGGAGCTGTTGGCAGTCATCCCAGGTGGGCTGGTGTGAGTACATCAGAGACTCTATCAACCCTGTAAGTACTGTAGGATTATCTGAGAAAGAAGGATGGTTTACTTTCCAGTTATAAAGGTCAGAAGACGAAAACGGCCAATATTGCAGAAGCTGTAGGTCATTCTGGCCGGTAGGGGGAGCTCCAACAACTATAAGTGGAAGCGCCATCGTAGAATCGGCTGGCCCCTCTGAGAGCACTCCCCGCCGGCTTCTCGTTCCTGCTGAGggacccccctccccactccctagacCCAAAGGTGGAGCTGCCAGAGCCGAGGGCTGGGCTGCGGAGCTGAAAAAGGGTGCAGGTTGGAGGACTAGGGGATAAGGCGGTGGTAGAGAGTCGGACCATTCCGGAGGTTCCTCTATCTCCGGATAGATTTTAGAAACAGCTGCTGGTTGCGGTGGGGTGGATTTCTCGCTGACTCCTTCAGgtagtatttttaatttctccttctcAGCATTCTCTCGAACCGTCAGAACCTTGGTACCTAGACATAGGGGTGGAAGAA of the Mus caroli unplaced genomic scaffold, CAROLI_EIJ_v1.1 scaffold_23387_1, whole genome shotgun sequence genome contains:
- the LOC110287997 gene encoding LOW QUALITY PROTEIN: uncharacterized protein LOC110287997 (The sequence of the model RefSeq protein was modified relative to this genomic sequence to represent the inferred CDS: deleted 1 base in 1 codon; substituted 1 base at 1 genomic stop codon) is translated as MGQTISTPLSLTEDHWTDVRARGQNLSVVVKKKPWQSYCTSVWPTFGVGWPQEGTFHLPTIRALKAVVFQEGSGSFPDQQPYITVWEDLARFPPAWVRPFLPPLCLGTKVLTVRENAEKEKLKILPEGVSEKSTPPQPAAVSKIYPEIEEPPEWSDSLPPPYPLVLQPAPFFSSAAQPSALAAPPLGLGSGEGGPSAGTRSRRGVLSEGPADSTMALPLIVVGAPPTGQNDLQLLQYWPFSSSDLYNWKVNHPSFSDNPTVLTGLIESLMYSHQPTWDDCQQLLQTLFTTEERERSRTRLSNYRRALVAGLRGAARKPTNLAKVREVMQGPAEPPSVFLERLMEAYRRYTPFDPTSEGQRASVIMAYIGQSAPDIRXKLQRIEGLQDYTIRDVVREAEKVYHKRETEEEKLEREKKERREDEDKRDRRQEKALTRILATVVDRERNRTRQTGDLRDEKRQGPRRPRRDGPRLEKDQCAYCKEKGHWASECPKKKQGTQVLSLGEGQDXGRWGLVPLPEPRVTLEVEGTPINFLVDTGAELSVLKTPLVKLRENEKTLVIGATGQKSYPWTTARTVDLGRNQVTHSFLVIPECPMPLLGRDLLTKLKAQITFSPPGPIVSWGIEQPQTLALSLQLGEEYQIYQSESKPPEGLQDWLDQFPQAWAETGGMGLARQVPPVVIELK